Proteins from a single region of Hordeum vulgare subsp. vulgare chromosome 6H, MorexV3_pseudomolecules_assembly, whole genome shotgun sequence:
- the LOC123402776 gene encoding uncharacterized WD repeat-containing protein C2A9.03-like isoform X2, which yields MHTYRGREVEDWFDDSDSDDHADDNTGDDGHHEQGPRDSDLDLDDEDRAFMFPDTWGAAPTRKEVDIQGIQWERLAITRENYREIRLQQYKNYKNIPNSGEAAAEECKQSEKDGMYYEFRKNTRSVKSTILHFQLRNLVWATSKHDVYLMSNHSVLHWSALSGVDTELMNVHGHVAPKEKHPGSLLEGFSQTKVSTMAVKDNLLVAGGFQGELICKHLDREGISFCCRTSHDDNALTNAIEIFNTSSGAVHFMASSNDSGLRDYDMERFQLCNHFQFDYPVNHTSLSPDRKLVLAVGDHPDGLLVDANSGETLHSMKGHHDFSFASAWSPDGRTFATGNQDKTCRVWDLRNLSKAVHVLKGNLGAIRSIHFTSDGQFLAMAEPADFVHIFDTQSDYNQRQELDFFGEISGISFSPDMDALFVGVCDRTYGSLLQYGRLHNNNL from the exons ATGCACACTTATCGTGGCCGTGAAGTCGAGGACTGGTTTGATGATTCTGATTCGGATGACCACGCCGACGACAACACGGGGGACGACGGGCACCATGAGCAAGGACCAAGGGACTCCGATTTGGACCTGGATGATGAAGATCGTGCCTTTATG TTTCCAGATACTTGGGGGGCAGCGCCCACAAGAAAAGAAGTAGACATCCAAGGAATACAATGGGAGAGGCTGGCTATCACACGTGAAAATTACAGAGAGATCAGATTGCAGCAGTACAAAAACTACAAAAACATTCCTAATTCTGGAGAAGCAGCAGCCGAG GAATGCAAACAGAGTGAGAAAGACGGAATGTATTACGAATTCAGAAAAAATACTAGATCTGTAAAATCAACCATATTACATTTCCAG CTGAGAAATTTAGTATGGGCGACATCCAAGCATGATGTCTACCTAATGTCAAATCACTCAGTCCTTCATTGGTCTGCATTGAGTGGTGTGGACACTGAACTTATGAACGTCCATGGTCATGTGGCACCAAAGGAG aagcacccaGGAAGTCTATTAGAGGGTTTTTCTCAGACTAAAGTTAGTACCATGGCAGTCAAGGACAATTTGCTGGTGGCTGGCGGATTTCAAGGGGAGTTAATCTGCAAG CACCTTGATCGAGAAGGGATAAGCTTTTGTTGTCGAACATCACATGATGATAATGCTCTTACTAATGCAATTGAGATATTCAATACTTCTAG TGGCGCTGTTCATTTCATGGCATCGAGTAATGACTCTGGGTTAAGAGACTATGACATGGAGAGATTCCAGTTGTGCAATCACTTTCAATTTGATTATCCAGTGAAT CATACATCGCTTAGTCCCGACAGAAAGCTTGTTCTCGCCGTGGGGGACCATCCTGATGGTTTACTTGTTGATGCGAATTCAGGAGAG ACGCTTCATTCCATGAAAGGCCATCATGACTTCTCGTTCGCATCAGCCTGGAGCCCTGATGGACGAACATTTGCTACCGGGAACCAAGACAAGACATGCCGAGTCTGGGATCTGAGAAATCTGTCGAAAGCCGTCCATGTACTGAAGGGTAACCTTGGGGCCATTAGGTCGATCCACTTCACTTCTGACGGGCAGTTCCTGGCGATGGCAGAACCGGCGGACTTCGTCCATATCTTCGACACCCAGAGCGATTACAACCAAAGGCAAGAGCTGGACTTCTTTGGCGAGATATCTGGGATCTCCTTCAGCCCGGACATGGACGCCCTTTTCGTCGGTGTGTGTGATAGAACGTATGGCAGCCTCCTCCAGTATGGTCGTTTACATAATAACAACCTGTAG
- the LOC123402776 gene encoding uncharacterized WD repeat-containing protein C2A9.03-like isoform X1, whose amino-acid sequence MHTYRGREVEDWFDDSDSDDHADDNTGDDGHHEQGPRDSDLDLDDEDRAFMSQFPDTWGAAPTRKEVDIQGIQWERLAITRENYREIRLQQYKNYKNIPNSGEAAAEECKQSEKDGMYYEFRKNTRSVKSTILHFQLRNLVWATSKHDVYLMSNHSVLHWSALSGVDTELMNVHGHVAPKEKHPGSLLEGFSQTKVSTMAVKDNLLVAGGFQGELICKHLDREGISFCCRTSHDDNALTNAIEIFNTSSGAVHFMASSNDSGLRDYDMERFQLCNHFQFDYPVNHTSLSPDRKLVLAVGDHPDGLLVDANSGETLHSMKGHHDFSFASAWSPDGRTFATGNQDKTCRVWDLRNLSKAVHVLKGNLGAIRSIHFTSDGQFLAMAEPADFVHIFDTQSDYNQRQELDFFGEISGISFSPDMDALFVGVCDRTYGSLLQYGRLHNNNL is encoded by the exons ATGCACACTTATCGTGGCCGTGAAGTCGAGGACTGGTTTGATGATTCTGATTCGGATGACCACGCCGACGACAACACGGGGGACGACGGGCACCATGAGCAAGGACCAAGGGACTCCGATTTGGACCTGGATGATGAAGATCGTGCCTTTATG AGTCAGTTTCCAGATACTTGGGGGGCAGCGCCCACAAGAAAAGAAGTAGACATCCAAGGAATACAATGGGAGAGGCTGGCTATCACACGTGAAAATTACAGAGAGATCAGATTGCAGCAGTACAAAAACTACAAAAACATTCCTAATTCTGGAGAAGCAGCAGCCGAG GAATGCAAACAGAGTGAGAAAGACGGAATGTATTACGAATTCAGAAAAAATACTAGATCTGTAAAATCAACCATATTACATTTCCAG CTGAGAAATTTAGTATGGGCGACATCCAAGCATGATGTCTACCTAATGTCAAATCACTCAGTCCTTCATTGGTCTGCATTGAGTGGTGTGGACACTGAACTTATGAACGTCCATGGTCATGTGGCACCAAAGGAG aagcacccaGGAAGTCTATTAGAGGGTTTTTCTCAGACTAAAGTTAGTACCATGGCAGTCAAGGACAATTTGCTGGTGGCTGGCGGATTTCAAGGGGAGTTAATCTGCAAG CACCTTGATCGAGAAGGGATAAGCTTTTGTTGTCGAACATCACATGATGATAATGCTCTTACTAATGCAATTGAGATATTCAATACTTCTAG TGGCGCTGTTCATTTCATGGCATCGAGTAATGACTCTGGGTTAAGAGACTATGACATGGAGAGATTCCAGTTGTGCAATCACTTTCAATTTGATTATCCAGTGAAT CATACATCGCTTAGTCCCGACAGAAAGCTTGTTCTCGCCGTGGGGGACCATCCTGATGGTTTACTTGTTGATGCGAATTCAGGAGAG ACGCTTCATTCCATGAAAGGCCATCATGACTTCTCGTTCGCATCAGCCTGGAGCCCTGATGGACGAACATTTGCTACCGGGAACCAAGACAAGACATGCCGAGTCTGGGATCTGAGAAATCTGTCGAAAGCCGTCCATGTACTGAAGGGTAACCTTGGGGCCATTAGGTCGATCCACTTCACTTCTGACGGGCAGTTCCTGGCGATGGCAGAACCGGCGGACTTCGTCCATATCTTCGACACCCAGAGCGATTACAACCAAAGGCAAGAGCTGGACTTCTTTGGCGAGATATCTGGGATCTCCTTCAGCCCGGACATGGACGCCCTTTTCGTCGGTGTGTGTGATAGAACGTATGGCAGCCTCCTCCAGTATGGTCGTTTACATAATAACAACCTGTAG